Genomic window (Fundidesulfovibrio terrae):
TTCCCCTTTGATTCCGGGGCATTGCCGGTTCACCCCTTCCTGTTCGGAGTACGCGCGCGAAGCCGTCCTCCGGTTCGGTCCCTTTCGCGGCTCCCTTCTCGCCGCCTGGCGGCTCCTGCGCTGCCATCCCCTTTGCAAGCCCGGCTACGACCCCGTTCCCACAACCCTGAGCTGGCACGCGTACATCCCGCGACGCCGCGCGCGGCTTGCCGCGAAATAGGACGTTTCCCATGGAAAACAACAAGCGCGTTTTGCTCGCCATCGTCTTGTGCCTGGGCGTGCTCATCGCCTGGCAGTACTTTTTCCCTAAAAACGCCTTGATCCAGAAGGCCCAGCCCGGACAGCAGCAGACCCAGCAGGCCGACGCCCAAAACGCCGCCAAGCCCACGGCCAAGCCCGACGCCACCATGGCCTCGGCCGAGCCCCTGGCCGGAACGCCCATCACCATCACCACCCCCCTCTATACCGCCACCCTGCTCAACACCGGCGGCGTGCTCCAGCATTTTAGCCTGAGCAAGTACAAGCTTTCGTTGGATAAAGACTCCCCCAACATGGACCTCGTTTCCGGCCAGGCCGCGTCCAAGGCCCCCATGGGCCTCATCGTCAACGGCCAGGCCACCTGGCGCGACGCCAAGTGGACCACCGACGCCAAGGACACCTCCCTCGAGCCCGGCAAGTCCACCACCCTGACCTTCACCGGCACCCTGGGCGGCCTGACC
Coding sequences:
- the yidD gene encoding membrane protein insertion efficiency factor YidD, encoding MQRLLLALIALYRYCISPLIPGHCRFTPSCSEYAREAVLRFGPFRGSLLAAWRLLRCHPLCKPGYDPVPTTLSWHAYIPRRRARLAAK